A single region of the Actinoplanes sp. SE50/110 genome encodes:
- a CDS encoding DUF3320 domain-containing protein: protein MRPDEGNGQPGLGDDARAALAAWRDQLADTGAADRLIDLPRAGADLVEITGPGPEAVTGRLRAGRDWSFGPGGGDVLATDLPADTLHTLLRHLRRHAHQETLDHGEDTLHLATGLLHWTDRAGAGHASPILLTAVELVALGPGDVPRLRAATGDPVLNPALAARLREHRVELTADLGALRERITGRNGWRIVDTVVLARFDLAAEAVRQDLAEHEDLILAHPVVRALAAEDGDFAFPPATGEHLEGDEPPLLLDADADQRACVAAALAGHSFVIDGPPGTGKSQTVANMIGALTHAGKRVLFVAETASALDVVQHRLAAAGLGNYLLDLHGQRAGRKQVAAALAAALEAVPLPPPGMDETDRRTLAARREQLTSYAQAVNEPREPLGLSLHQVAGRHALLSGVPESPAPGLQPLALTETALDRVLAAAEQLSGAWRPATERSGFRWREVIEKEPLDGALHEAQVALEALTEATEAFGPLAAAFHVRLPVDAEELARLVAHAATRPAEVPDHWLTAVALRPIREAADTLARLTATAREAAEQARERTGLSAAQLAEQEVAELPEQPTLNPPAVGLASLTAATAKSLAGRFAADADELEHQQRTLDRVTGRLGLPDVVTFSDVELVTLVAELGARPDKPEPAWFSPGAQAGVHAAAGALRRHVEAVAEARNRARQYFTDAVLGEPVEELAERFATVHRGVRKLLAAHRWDRETVTALAEPGVSADDAVANLPLAVAWRRANEGLLAAERQNAALLGRYWQRLDTDFLAIGRALETVSEVLRVTPPEALDAVIAFVCHRGGDGELLRVVTEARDVFRHWRATPEVAQRPELGQRSVGAAVAWLRAQVGPLGVAAGVLEQLSKVTGRELDLGSAEEIVAARTSVVSASRAVTEALPGLRALLGDVDLGSVDRGLAWAAAARTLRSGADAALTAEQAAALRLDGENPDLSVFIEVWQEARQRIIDAFGPARQVRLGTALDRYETARDLLRDLREDDTGQREWFQYLAAREVLAEHGLDSAIDHCADHGVEVGKLRPVLERTVYRAWADAVIAEDERLQPLTSVERNELVEEFRRLDADLMPDAAGTIIEALNARRPAITPDGAPALIRAQEGRLPVRELLDRTWEAAVALKPCFVMPPAAVSRYLPADQRFDVVIIDEASRMTPGAAVACAYRGRSLIVIGDDCQLPPANGQPSVLVAANDCGAFTRLALTRHYRSRHETLISFANEAFYQGRLVTYPSAHPVGDDLGLALLPAVDAPVEAALVAERVAHHFTTRPTLSLGVVTLTPGHADAVADAVETVLGERPDLERFLGEDPLTGFFVKPADAVQGDERDVIILATGPDLAAAGGPVGARKLNVAITRARQRVEVVTSVSERRREEPADEGERRLADYLAPTAAPAAATTAISDIAEYVASLIEGWGFAVTRRAGAGHCRIDIGVRHSTLDAYALGVQCDGPEYAGTPARDRDRLREQVLHALGWHLHRVWSVAWYHDRAEEEARLRAAIENALAVPDVFAEPDLELVTRPAQPPEWALPYQHAQLEPLPPAARVNDQVVRTLLERTVETIAEVEGPVHIAVLTRRIREGWGINRITQPIRQAIEAAIASSTVGFDGTFITAAVAPIPAVRVPGDGVARKPEQVAESELQLALEYLVLDAGLVESDDLLAAAARLFGWPANKTGSARLAAMLDDLVAGGRLIAHRNGLIAAPENDLLDLPDPATLPHRPDAATVDLETEAAGRS from the coding sequence GCGGACCGGCTGATCGACCTGCCGCGGGCCGGTGCCGACCTGGTCGAGATCACCGGCCCGGGACCGGAGGCGGTCACCGGCCGGCTGCGGGCCGGCCGGGACTGGTCCTTCGGCCCGGGCGGCGGCGACGTGCTCGCCACCGACCTGCCCGCCGACACCCTGCACACGCTGCTGCGGCACCTGCGGCGGCACGCCCACCAGGAGACTCTCGACCACGGCGAGGACACCCTGCACCTGGCCACCGGGCTGCTGCACTGGACCGACCGGGCCGGCGCCGGGCACGCCAGCCCGATCCTGCTCACCGCGGTCGAGCTGGTCGCGCTCGGCCCCGGCGACGTGCCCCGGCTGCGCGCCGCGACCGGCGACCCGGTGCTCAACCCGGCACTCGCCGCCCGCCTGCGCGAGCACCGCGTCGAGCTCACCGCCGACCTCGGCGCGCTGCGTGAACGGATCACCGGCCGCAACGGCTGGCGGATCGTCGACACGGTGGTGCTGGCCCGCTTCGACCTGGCCGCCGAGGCGGTCCGGCAGGACCTCGCCGAGCACGAAGACCTGATCCTGGCCCACCCGGTGGTGCGGGCGCTGGCCGCCGAGGACGGCGACTTCGCGTTTCCCCCGGCCACCGGCGAACACCTCGAAGGGGACGAGCCGCCGCTGCTGCTGGACGCCGACGCGGACCAGCGGGCGTGTGTCGCCGCGGCCCTGGCCGGGCACAGCTTCGTGATCGACGGCCCGCCCGGAACCGGCAAGTCGCAGACCGTGGCGAACATGATCGGGGCGCTCACGCACGCCGGGAAACGGGTGCTGTTCGTCGCCGAGACGGCCTCCGCCCTCGACGTGGTGCAGCACCGGCTGGCCGCCGCCGGGCTCGGCAACTACCTGCTCGACCTGCACGGGCAGCGGGCCGGGCGCAAGCAGGTGGCCGCCGCGCTCGCGGCGGCCCTGGAAGCCGTGCCGCTGCCACCGCCGGGAATGGACGAAACGGATCGCCGGACCCTCGCGGCGCGGCGGGAGCAGCTCACGTCGTACGCCCAAGCAGTCAATGAGCCGCGCGAACCGCTCGGGCTCAGCCTGCATCAGGTGGCCGGGCGCCACGCGCTGCTCTCCGGCGTGCCGGAGAGCCCGGCGCCGGGGCTGCAACCGCTGGCGCTGACCGAGACCGCGCTGGACCGGGTGCTGGCCGCCGCGGAGCAGCTCAGCGGCGCCTGGCGGCCGGCCACCGAGCGCAGCGGATTCCGCTGGCGCGAGGTGATCGAGAAGGAGCCGCTCGACGGCGCGCTGCACGAGGCGCAGGTCGCGCTGGAGGCGCTGACCGAGGCCACCGAGGCGTTCGGGCCGCTGGCCGCCGCGTTCCACGTGCGGCTCCCGGTCGACGCGGAGGAGCTGGCCCGGCTCGTCGCGCATGCCGCGACCCGCCCCGCCGAGGTGCCCGACCACTGGCTCACCGCGGTCGCCCTGCGTCCGATCAGGGAGGCGGCGGACACCCTGGCCCGGCTGACCGCCACCGCCCGGGAGGCGGCGGAACAGGCCCGCGAACGCACCGGGCTCAGCGCCGCCCAGCTCGCCGAGCAGGAGGTCGCCGAGCTGCCGGAGCAGCCCACCCTGAACCCGCCGGCGGTCGGCCTGGCATCGCTGACCGCGGCCACCGCGAAGTCGCTGGCCGGCCGGTTCGCCGCGGACGCCGACGAGCTGGAACACCAGCAGCGCACCCTGGACCGGGTCACCGGGCGGCTGGGGCTGCCCGACGTGGTCACCTTCTCCGACGTCGAACTGGTCACCCTGGTGGCCGAACTGGGGGCCCGGCCGGACAAGCCGGAGCCGGCCTGGTTCTCCCCGGGTGCGCAGGCCGGGGTGCACGCCGCGGCCGGGGCGCTGCGGCGGCACGTCGAAGCGGTGGCCGAGGCCCGCAACCGGGCCCGGCAGTACTTCACCGACGCGGTGCTGGGCGAGCCGGTCGAGGAGCTCGCCGAACGGTTCGCGACGGTGCACCGCGGGGTGCGCAAACTGCTGGCCGCGCACCGGTGGGACCGGGAGACGGTGACGGCGCTCGCCGAGCCGGGGGTCAGCGCCGACGACGCGGTGGCGAACCTGCCGCTCGCGGTGGCGTGGCGGCGCGCCAACGAGGGGCTGCTCGCGGCGGAACGGCAGAACGCGGCCCTGCTCGGGCGGTACTGGCAGCGGCTGGACACCGACTTCCTGGCGATCGGCCGGGCCCTGGAGACGGTGAGCGAAGTGCTGCGGGTGACGCCACCCGAGGCGCTGGACGCGGTGATCGCCTTCGTCTGCCACCGGGGTGGCGACGGTGAGCTGCTGCGGGTCGTGACCGAGGCGCGGGACGTGTTCCGGCACTGGCGGGCCACGCCCGAGGTGGCGCAGCGGCCCGAGCTGGGGCAGCGGTCGGTGGGTGCGGCGGTGGCGTGGCTCCGCGCCCAGGTCGGGCCGCTCGGGGTGGCCGCCGGGGTGTTGGAGCAGCTCAGCAAGGTGACCGGGCGCGAGCTGGACCTGGGGTCGGCCGAGGAGATCGTGGCGGCCCGGACCTCGGTGGTGTCCGCCTCCCGCGCCGTGACGGAGGCGCTGCCCGGGTTGCGCGCCCTGCTCGGCGATGTCGATCTCGGCTCGGTGGACCGTGGGCTCGCCTGGGCGGCCGCGGCGCGGACTCTGCGGAGCGGGGCCGACGCGGCGCTGACCGCGGAGCAGGCGGCGGCCCTGCGGCTGGACGGCGAGAACCCGGACCTGTCGGTGTTCATCGAGGTGTGGCAGGAGGCCCGGCAGCGGATCATCGATGCCTTCGGGCCGGCCCGGCAGGTGCGCCTCGGCACCGCCCTCGACCGCTACGAGACCGCCCGTGACCTGCTGCGCGATCTCCGCGAGGACGACACCGGACAGCGCGAGTGGTTCCAGTATCTGGCCGCCCGCGAGGTGCTCGCCGAACACGGCCTGGACAGCGCCATCGACCACTGCGCCGACCACGGCGTCGAGGTCGGCAAACTCCGGCCGGTGCTCGAGCGGACCGTGTACCGGGCCTGGGCCGACGCGGTCATCGCCGAGGATGAACGGCTGCAGCCGCTGACCTCGGTGGAGCGCAACGAGCTGGTCGAGGAGTTCCGCCGGCTCGACGCCGACCTGATGCCGGATGCCGCCGGGACGATCATCGAAGCGCTCAACGCGCGCCGGCCGGCGATCACCCCGGACGGCGCGCCCGCGCTGATCCGCGCGCAGGAAGGCCGCCTGCCGGTGCGCGAGCTGCTGGACCGCACCTGGGAAGCGGCCGTCGCGCTGAAACCGTGCTTCGTCATGCCGCCCGCCGCGGTCAGCCGGTACCTGCCCGCCGATCAGCGCTTCGACGTGGTGATCATCGACGAGGCGTCGCGGATGACCCCGGGCGCCGCGGTGGCCTGCGCGTACCGCGGCAGGTCACTGATCGTGATCGGTGACGACTGCCAGCTGCCACCGGCCAACGGCCAGCCGTCGGTGCTGGTGGCCGCCAACGACTGCGGGGCGTTCACCCGGCTGGCGCTGACCCGGCACTACCGCAGCCGGCACGAGACGCTGATCAGCTTTGCGAACGAGGCCTTCTATCAGGGACGACTCGTCACCTATCCGAGCGCCCACCCGGTCGGCGACGACCTCGGGCTGGCGCTGCTGCCGGCGGTGGACGCGCCGGTGGAGGCCGCGCTGGTGGCCGAGCGGGTGGCGCACCACTTCACCACCCGCCCCACGCTGTCACTGGGCGTGGTCACCCTGACGCCCGGGCACGCCGACGCGGTGGCCGACGCGGTGGAGACCGTGCTCGGCGAGCGGCCGGACCTGGAGCGGTTCCTCGGCGAGGATCCGCTGACCGGGTTCTTCGTCAAGCCGGCCGACGCGGTGCAGGGCGACGAGCGGGACGTGATCATCCTGGCCACCGGGCCGGACCTGGCGGCCGCCGGAGGACCGGTGGGCGCGCGCAAGCTGAACGTGGCGATCACCCGGGCCCGGCAGCGCGTCGAGGTGGTCACCTCGGTTTCCGAGCGGCGACGCGAGGAGCCGGCGGACGAGGGGGAGCGCCGGCTCGCGGACTATCTGGCGCCGACCGCGGCACCGGCCGCCGCCACCACCGCCATCTCCGACATCGCCGAATACGTCGCCTCGCTGATCGAAGGCTGGGGGTTCGCGGTCACCCGCCGGGCCGGCGCCGGTCACTGCCGCATCGACATCGGCGTACGCCATTCCACTCTCGACGCGTACGCCCTGGGCGTGCAGTGCGACGGACCCGAATACGCCGGCACCCCGGCCCGCGACCGGGACCGGCTGCGTGAACAGGTGCTGCACGCCCTCGGCTGGCACCTGCACCGGGTGTGGAGCGTCGCCTGGTACCACGACCGCGCCGAGGAGGAGGCCCGGCTGCGCGCCGCCATCGAGAACGCCCTGGCCGTCCCCGACGTCTTCGCCGAACCCGACCTGGAACTGGTCACCCGCCCGGCTCAACCGCCCGAATGGGCGCTGCCGTACCAGCACGCCCAGCTCGAGCCGCTGCCCCCGGCCGCCCGGGTCAACGACCAGGTCGTCCGTACCCTGCTGGAACGCACCGTCGAGACGATCGCCGAGGTGGAGGGTCCGGTCCACATCGCCGTGCTCACCCGGCGCATCCGCGAGGGGTGGGGCATCAACCGGATCACCCAGCCGATCCGCCAGGCCATCGAAGCGGCCATCGCGTCGTCCACGGTAGGTTTCGACGGCACCTTCATCACAGCGGCCGTCGCCCCGATACCCGCCGTCCGGGTCCCGGGCGACGGGGTGGCCCGCAAACCCGAACAGGTCGCCGAGTCGGAGCTGCAGCTGGCGCTGGAATACCTGGTCCTCGACGCCGGGCTGGTGGAAAGCGACGACCTGCTGGCCGCGGCGGCCCGCCTGTTCGGCTGGCCGGCCAACAAGACCGGCTCGGCCCGGCTCGCCGCGATGCTCGACGACCTGGTGGCGGGCGGGCGGCTGATCGCCCACCGCAACGGCCTGATCGCCGCCCCGGAGAACGACCTGCTCGACCTCCCGGATCCGGCCACCCTTCCGCACCGCCCGGACGCCGCGACCGTGGACCTGGAGACGGAGGCCGCCGGCCGCAGCTAG